Proteins encoded in a region of the Camarhynchus parvulus unplaced genomic scaffold, STF_HiC, whole genome shotgun sequence genome:
- the LOC115915974 gene encoding olfactory receptor 14J1-like — translation MSNSSSIRHFLLLALADTRQLQLLHFCLLLGISLAALLGNGLIISAVACGHHLHTPMFFFLLNLALSDLGSICTTVPKAMHNSLWDTRNISYTGCAAQLFFLLFFMGAEYSLLTIMCYDRYVSICKPLHYGTLLGSRACAHMAAAAWASAFLNALMHTANTFSLPLCHGNALGQFFCEIPQILKLACSKSYLREFGLLAVSVFLAFGCFVFMVFSYVQIFRVVLRIPSEQGRHKAFSTCLPHLAVVSLFVSSAIFAYLKPPSMSSPSLDLALSVLYLVVPPALNPLIYSLRNQELKAALWRMMTGCLQEK, via the coding sequence atgtccaacagcagctccatcaggcacttcctcctgctggcattggcagacacgcggcagctgcagctcctgcacttctgcctcttgctgggcatctccctggctgccctcctgggcaacggcctcatcatcagcgccgtagcctgcggccaccacctgcacacgcccatgttcttcttcctgctcaacctggccctcagcgacctgggctccatctgcaccactgtccccaaagccatgcacaattccctctgggacaccaggaacatcTCCTACACTGgatgtgctgcacagctctttttcttgctgttcttCATGGGAGCAGAGTATTCTCTCCTGACCATCATGTGCTACGACCGCTAcgtgtccatctgcaaacccctgcactacgggaccctcctgggcagcagagcttgtgcccacatggcagcagctgcctgggccagtgcctttctcaatgctctcatgcacacggccaatacattttccctgcccctgtgccatggcaatgccctgggccagttcttctgtgaaatcccacagatcctcaaGCTTGCCTGCTCAAAATCCTATCTCAGGGAATTTGGACTTCTTGCTGTTAGTGTGTTTTTGGCATTTGGCTGTTTTGTGTTCATGgttttctcctatgtgcagatcttcagggttgtgctgaggatcccctctgagcagggacggcacaaagccttttccacctgcctccctcacctggctgtcGTCTCCCTGTTTGTCAGCAGTGCCATATTTGCCTACCTGAAgcccccctccatgtcctccccatccctggatctggCCCTTTCAGTTCTGTACTTggtggtgcctccagccctgaaccccctcatctacagcctgaggaaccaggagctcaaggctgcaCTGTGGAGAATGATGACTGGATgccttcaggaaaaataa